From Daucus carota subsp. sativus chromosome 6, DH1 v3.0, whole genome shotgun sequence:
AGCCAAACGACTGTCATAAGGAATAAGCCATATTAAGAAATAACCATAAACACCcgcttcaaaaaaaaaaaaataaccatAAACACAGAGTTTTAGATATTAAATTCATATTAACAAATAACCATAAACACAGAGTTTTAGATAACCATTTCGTGTTCTTATTTCGTAACAACGTAATCTCAATTTCGCAAGTTTTGTTCAACGGTACATTTCGCAGCAGAACCTCGATTTGTGAAGTTCGTGGGAGATGCCCAATAGAAGTGTGGCAGGAGCATATTTTATTGAGTTGGAGCAAAATACATTTCTTTGAGCTCAGCAAAAAATCTGTTCTAACATCTTGATTTTGCAGTTCCACAAATTGTAAAACTGTTCCTAGCATCTCCGATCAAAtgaattttagaaaattgtaagaaaaaatatcacatctattatcataataaattgtatattataatttttaataatttaagataACGCAACAATCTATATTCATAACATGGTCAATTAATTATCACGGCTTATCCATTTGAAGAACACCTTACCGCAAATTTTACATGATCATTTCATATCATTTTAACCTCTGGCAATTATTCTGCACATTGCTTGCACTTTCTGAAATGCTGTTTTGCATTATCTTTTTTTGACGAAAACTGTTTGGCATTATCAAAATGCCTAAAAACAACACTCGCTCTAAAAAGGTATTTCACCATGTTCACGGCCTAACACAAGGCTAAAATACAAAATGTATTGGTTACCATAGCCAATATATGAATTGCATATTTCCAACTCAAATCAGCGACGAGTTCAATACTCTGAGTCGAGCATAAATCTCTCACGATATACCAAAATTAACTCCAATTCAGTTTCCACATGTTGCATTCTATATTGACGACTGAACCCggtatattaaatttataaaacaaaaaccaCCCAGACCACTACCAAGCCCCTTATTTTACCATATTAGAAGCTAGCTTCATCCCTACACACCTGCTAACACGCAGGTATAACTTGTATCacataaaaattttcaaatgaataGCATCTCATAGCAAAGTAATTAGATGAGAGTCAAATAATGTGATCTCATGAGATAGGTATTCAAGTTGAAGTAGGGAAACAGAAAACAAAGATTCAAAAGTCTTAACCATCAGCAGAACGTCAAAGTAATTGCCTGGTGATTGATTAACAAATCCCCTAATGTTCATTCTGGCATCTACACTTTCAAGTCACTACAATAAATACTCATGCCCCAAAAAAACACAACTCATTGTTAAAGGCCTTTTCTTCCCAACAGGTTTACCGAGCAGCTTGTGCCTGTGCATGTTCCAGTACCTGACTAACTAGCTTGTATGTACGTCCAGAAAGTCCCTTAGTGTGGTCAATTAGCTGCTCATAACTGGGGAATGTCCACAAAAACGTTGAATATCAAGCTAATAACAACGATTAATGAAAGAAGAAGCTTGCAACTATAAATCAACAGGAAAATGTTATGCAAACTTACACATTAGGGTGATTAGGTTCCATCGAAACAGTTCCAGTCTTGGTATCAATTTTTGCGTCCAGCTTTGAGGTCCGAATTAGATTCACGATCCACCTTTCAGCCTCTTCATAGTTCAAATTTAGTTTCTCGGCCAGAACTCTGCAAACAAATAGAAAAACAGCAggaaaaattattataactgGGAGCCATGCCTTTTCTTATACAGAAACTTCAGATTTGCGATCATGCAACAGTTCacttttcaaaaatgaattccTAAAACAGCCCAAACTCCAGAATATGTTTGATACTTgcttcatttttcttttattgcAAAATCAACCAACGAATACATgcttagtttttattatttgtgCTGTTCAGCTTAATGTAGAAATCCCTCTTACTCAATTAGTCAACATCGAATTGAGGCAGTGTTGGATAAGAACACACAATTCTTGTTTCAACATACATTATAAGAACAATTTGATTGCCAAGAGAGCACAAACCAATATATAGGGTCAtgaaaaaagatttttttttatgtggAAAAATAAACTGAGCATGTACAGGGATTATTGCAACTGGAAAAGCTTGATTCTCTAGTTTCTATTATTTAATAGATAAGATAAACTCATCATTTTCCCGCAATATTTGCAATAATACCATTCGCCCAGCTCATCCATGCATCCACTTTATAACTTAAAAGTCATTAACAGACAAATACATATTCTATTCATCTGCTAAAAGATGAACCCAGTGTGTCTCTACCATGTTCCTGCGATACAGTACATACCAGCCGGCATCAATTACTGAAGTAAAGAACGCATGATggtttgaaatataaaatagtttGAATTTTTAGGGAGATGCAAATACAATGGCTTCTTACTAATAAGATCTTGTTACATTCAATGACGAAGtacaatatataaacaaaagcaaAAATTGACCAGTAGCAGATTATGATTGCATAATCTCTGTATAAGTAATGGACACAGACAATAGTGTCCATGAAAGTGGCAGAATAAATAGAAGACAGATCACATACCCCATATCGATGCGCTGATGGATCCGGCAGTAGGTCTCAAAAATGAAGAGACGAGCATTCTCAAGAAACTCATCTCTCAGAGGCACAGTTGAAAAGTTGCTTTCTTCAATTCTTTTGCCAAGAAATGGGTCATTCAAGATTACCTGCATACAATGATCCCACTCAAAAATGACCATATGCCTTTATAGTAAAAAGGTaaatcacatttagaaaaagaaGTTAAGTTTTCTCGTTGGAACTAAATATTtactttgtttttcctattttCCTAAACATAATGTACCTAGATTGTAATATGCAAAATGTATCAATTGTTTTCAATTCTTAATCTTGATACCATTGTAAGGATCAGAAACTGGTGTTCTGAAATATTCTAAATAGAGGTTGGCTAGAATGCACCAACATTAAGACATTAATCAGAAGCCTTTAACTTTGAAACTTTTCCGGAgtgtggtgtgtgtgtgtgtgtgtgattaaCTAGAAAATATATCTCCATCCAACATTAAAGTACCTAAAAGGGTACAAATAGTGaaaattcaattattattttcaacaatctgGCAAGACCAGGCGGAAGTGGAAAGTTACCTCTTCACATTCCTTCATTTTCTTCTGAGCACCATCAAAATCATAATTGACATATATGCAAGCCAAAAACTGTGTGATGGGATCATCGACGGACTGATGTTCTTGCTGAATAACCTTTATGAACTCTTTGAATTGAGGTCTTCTCCTTTTGTTAACAATGAAAGCAGTTGCTAGATAACGTAGTAAATGAGGAGCATTTGTCTGGATAGCATTTAAGTACCTAAAAGAGAATATTGTTAGTCACAATCATACTGTTCAACTTCTATACAGAAGAACAATACCACATCCATTCAGATATTTTAATGCTTGGACTGAAAAAAGGAAGCACATGTTTAAACGATCTAGAGTATACAAGAGTAAAACAGATACTGTAGCTAAGGCTACATATACATGCACATATTTTGGGAATACTAATTTGTTGTGTTATTCAGACAGATGAAAAAACACAGCTTCCATCTAAACAGCAAGCAAACAAATATAGAATCATAATTATTAGCTTTTCTACAAAATAATGACAATTATTCAAAGGCGTTGGTAAAAAGATGACAGGGTCATGAAGTTGATCTCGTTAAACACATACTATTCTCGGTGTTACTAGAGTAATCAAAAGAGTATTAATATATTCAACTCTGGGTAAAATGACCCTAGGAAAGGAGAGTATGTCATCACAGTTAGGGGAAACCCTTCAAAAACTTTCAAAATTGCATTTCAATTTTGTACTGTGTTAGAAAGCTTGTATCTTTTTATCCTAACTACTAATGTCAAAACAGTGTAAACACAGTCAGGCACATACTTATCCTGGTTGAATAGATCGATGATCTGTGTTCGGCCATTGTCATTGTTAAAGAAGATAAACAAGCTCCAATGCATAAGCCAGATCCTGTTCTGGACTTGATTCAGCGGTGAAGAGAAATTCTGCAgataagtaaataaataaatggttAAAATTACATACTTGCAGAAGCATGTGTCAATGGACAACGAAATTTATAACCTTTGAATCAATTATTTCTTTCAGCCTGTTAACTTCTTCCAGTGCAATATCCCAGTTCTGCATCAATATCTCAGCTGCCAGCTTTCCCCATAATGCACTTAGACTCCTTTCACTATTGGTGCACAGAGCTCTGTACTGATACAAATAATCAGCAGCACCAGAGTAGTTTCCACATTCAAACTGAAACTTCGCATACTGATACAATGCCTCTATCTGATCTGGTCCAATCTGTTTGAAAAACACGGAATATTACATTTAACACGCATACTTACATAATAGAAACCTAACCTAGTTTAATCACGACCAATGAAAATACAATATAATAGAGGTCAAGATGAAGGAAATTGTATTCACCAAAAACATGTACTCTAGTACAATAAGCACAGAATGATTAACAGAATAATAGGTCTGCCTCATCACGAGTGCTAATAGTTAAAGTTTTTCCGGGATTCAAAATTATTTGCAACGGAAGTCCAAATATCAAACAAacattttcaaaaccaatactGACAGTAACACCAAAGACATAATCATTTATCATAAcctattattaaattataattgggACGGTAATTGCAAAACAAGACCatttaataaattaacatgTGCAATTCTGTTACTAACAGTTCACACCGAACAAACAATCATTTTACAAAACAGAATACGAAAAAACAACACGAGAAGGGAAACCTGATATCGTTCATTAAGCATGAGGAGATTATACTGCTTATCGGCCCTGAGCTCCTGAACAGCATTGGCATTCTGCAGAAAAGTTACCAACGGCGCAGCCGCCTCTTCCAAGGCCTTCAATCTCGCCACAACCTCCACTCTCCTCTCCACCATATCTACACATCACAATATTCAATACCTCAATTCAATTACACACACGCGGAAGGGGAGGGagcgagcgagagagagagatgaataTAGTTTAAAGGTAGAGTAGATATGTGAAATACCTTGAGGAACATCTTCGGTTTGGTAGAGAGATTTGTGGATGTCCATGGCGTAATCAACCATATTAGTGTTGTTGAGGAGCTCGATTTTGAATTTGAGGATGTGTTCGTTGGGGTAAAGGCCTCGCTCCTGGAGGAACTCGAGGAGGGGGAAGACGAGATGCCTGTCGAGATTGGGGGCGATTCGTGGTGTCAAATCGTAGTCCGCCATTGCTCCAGAGATTAGTGTGAGAGAAAGAGACGattgcagcagcagcagcagcgaTTGCAATCGAGAAAGATCGGCTTTCTTTTACTAGCTAGGGTTTTGTCCGTAAAGAGATGGGAAGTCATACTATTAATCTTGCTTCAAGTTTACATCTGTGTAATGGGAATCCATAATATTAGCCCTTATAGCTCAGTGGTAGAGCGCCAGTCTTGTAAACTGGAGGTCCGTAGTTCGATCCTGCGTGAGGGCAATGTTTTATATATACTCTATTTGATAAGAGTGCCaagcttgattttttttttttttgtgtgtgtgtattgtgaTGAGAATTATGATAGATGGTTTTTCTTTTCTGACATCAGCCAAGATAGATCtttagtttttttgtttttttttgaattcagATGGATCTTTAGTTCTCTACTCACAGGAAgggaaaatttattataagaaaattttataaaaatatcggTTAAAATGCTTGATTAGATTGAACTTGTAAGAGTATTTccaacaaatttgaaaattgtatgttattaatattttagatagttataagtagaatatataacttcaattatttaatttaatgtgtTAATAATTGATGTGTAGTCTTcttacaaatattttataaacatgTAAAAGTTCGACGAATATCGTCATTCATACGAGTTTGACTATAATGAGAATGGAGCAGTGGAGTCTGATGTTTTTAAGAAATTAACCGTATTTTAAACTCAGCCTTTCATAACTAATCCCTGCATTCTTACTACTGTGAATCTGTCAACTAACAGTTGCTGCCTCTACCTTTTATGCTTGGGGGTTATGGATTTCAGTAATATTTGCGAGaaatgatttataaaatttaatcttAGTTATCTAAAGTACTTGATTATTtcataagagcatctctaacCATGAAGACTTCTTAGTTAAAATCTTAGTtgtcataccaaaaataaaaactatagcTAATAATAGCTTCAAAAATTCACGCTCCAACCATCCCCAcctgttatctataattatagtcaacctcctatggatgactatatttgtcgatccgctacaggttatggatgactatatttgtcgatccgctacaggtttgtaagaaaatctgtaggaagattatacatcacttattaccatattaaagtgatatattctatttataacaattcaaaatatcaataacatactatttttaaattatagctaactaatatagccaatactatcgaagcaaaatgtcttacaggttaaacaaattttacataatatcttacatgTCAAATTTAGTCAACCATTATAACAAACGCGGTTGGAGATgctttaacaaaataaaatttttgattcCTCCTTGATAACAAATTAACAATCtcttttttctgacacaaaggAGTAATGCTACGTACTTCCGATTTTATTCCGAACTTTTTTCGAGAATGGCGTGACAAATAAGTcgctaattttgattttatagtttATGTACATAAAGGGTTCTCATTATTATTGACATGgaaacattataattttataaaataataataataattttataaatgatttttttacaaTGGGCACGTGCCAAGAGCACACACCAACAGATCCTTTTATAAATACCTGCACCATTTTAGGTAAAGTTGTCCACCATAAATGTTAATGCATGAAGTTCCAAACACACTTCTCCATCTGACTGAATTTACGCTACTGCATGACATGAATTTGAAGTTCCTAACTCCAAGCACACTAAATTACCAACTACCATCACTTAACAACTCCAGTAACAAGGCAAATACTCGTTCTCTATACATGCAATACTCtatgagtaaaaaaaaaaatggagaaTTTCATAGAATCAAACATATCTAGAGGTTTGGTGGCGCAAAAAAAACATATCTAGAGGTTCTATTTCTTTAAAAGAAATAAAGGACATAATTCTCGAATTAtgttcttttttccttttacaTATCTAGTTCAACACATGCAACAACAGCTGTTACCCGTTATTGGAAAATTTGTATCTAGAGCGTCTCTTAACAAAGTAATTAATCACAAAACTCAAACACTTGCATGCATTTGTTTCCCACagataaaacttgaaaaaatggcaaagaaaataaataaagagaaaTAGATAAAGATGCAAAGAGTAGCAGTCCATGCATGAAATTAAAGTCATCCAGAAAACAGACAAATGCTGGTAACAAAGCAATAACTGAGCCAACTGGAGCTAAAACAACTTTATTGAATACGGCCAAACTGGCCATGCACCATTTTCAGAGTTCCCAACGCAAAGCAGAAGACTTGAAATCCACCATTGATCTATGCAATGAGGAAAGGCAGCACAGTGAGCATGAAATCTTCATAGCTGAAACTAGCCCAGCCACACAGAGCACTGTCCTTCTCCTTGAACTTCTCAGTCAGCCCCTGCAACATAAACACCATGTGTTAATTCACTCAGTCCATAATGATTCATACTAATAATATTGCAAcattcataaaataaataaatctgttGACCATACCTTCACAGTCAAGCAGCACCTGTTATGAACAAAAAACAGCAAAGCGAAGGAGATAAAAAAGCATtagtgattttaattaaatatatttaatacaaGCTTGGATTAAAATGAATGAAGATGAGTTTTCGGAGGCATACTCGATGAAATTATCATACTCAATAGCCTGGCTAGCTCCACCGTACTTGTCAAATTTGGAGATGAGCAGGTCCATGACCACAGGTGAGAGCACATAACCAAGGCTCCTGATGGCCTCTCTCAGCTCAGAGGCATCAATCTTCCCACTCCTGTCCTGGTCAAAACTCTCGAATTTGGCCTAACAAAATAAaccatataaattaataacgaCCCACAAAATTTCACAAGATatagaaaataaattacaaacagTACCCTCCAGTGCTGAAGACCGTAGAACAGTTCAGTGAACTCCCTTGGCCCTGTTTTTTCATTAACAAAAACGTAAATCAAAATGCATCAATATTTTTTCGGAATAATTTTTGAACAGCATTAAACTAAAACAAGTAAAAAATCTCGagcctcttcctagatccgtcccgtaaaaataattaaaaacgtACATGCAGAGATGAGAGAGTGGTTTACCAATCTTCCTGGCGTTGGAGTTGGTGAAGTGATACATGAGAAGGTGAACAGTCCTGAAGCTGAAATTCTGGTCACAAGAAGAGAGGGCCCTCTGGAGCTCAACATCATCGATGAAGCCACTGCCATCAGCATCAGCCAACTGAAAGCATGCCACCACGCTGGGATCCGTGCCCGGAGGGAATGTGGATGGGATCAGCCCGGCGAATGGGTTTGCATGAGAAGCTTGAGCAGGGTACACTCCGGCCATGTTTTTTCTGCACTCTTCAAGTACTAGTGACAAATATGTGAAGTATTGTTGGTGAAAATGAATGGGGTCGCCCTTTATTTATAGGAGATTGTAGTGACCCACACCCACCAATGCTTTTcgaggttttttttttcttttttatttttttacttctcAAACTCCGTTTATGTGATCAGAACTCTTCAGGAAGGATCTGGAGAATTGATATGGACAGCCCAATTAATACTTCTACCAAATGTGTAAAGTACCTTAGTGGGTGCCACCGGGCCAGGTAAAATTAAATGAGAATACCTTGCGTTGGAAATGTGAAAATGAACACTTTCTTTGCTGTTCATATGCGAAGAGCtgcttttattttgttttcgtCTGCTTTTAGTAGTTTCTTGTTGAGGATGAAACCAAATTTAAGATGGGCCCACCTTAAAGAATGGGAGTAACGGCAATTTCAGTCGTCGAGGCAGGTTCCTTACTTAAATTCTTACGGACTTATTCTAAGTTCCAATCGATGTGCTATTAATGAGCCCATTCCAATCACAAGTTAACACATACTCATTCTGTGAATATTTGTATACCCAATTCTGTGCAggtagcattttcttttaaattaataggGTGTAttggatttaaatttaaaacattttttttcattcatgaaatctgaggtattcgattgggatattttgaaatccattacaagatgtattcaattgggattttaaattatgctgcaAAATCTACGGTATTCagttaggattttaaattatgttttaaaatctgatggtattcaaatgctgatgaattttttttggatttcataaaatgatgaatttggcagtatttttcagtgtattttaagttttttgaaatcccatcaaaatctataagattttgaagcattgtacttaaATTCTATCAACTATGctacattttatcaagaatccacacaaaatcaaaatcacacaatccattaagatatataatctaaaaacaatccattaaaatctcaatcgaatacaccccgtaaGATTTTAATCAGATTTGAGAGTAGAGCATTTTCCCGATTCAATATTTGCcgcatgtatattttatatgaaaggTCGCGTTAAAGAGAGAACCGTAAATCTTAAAATTCATAAAGTTCTGTTACGGaaatctaaattttaaaaaaaactaggatttaaatataaatacataattttttacacGTGTGTTcaaacataattttaatttataatacataaacacgacaatttatatattgataGTCCTGTTACAGAGTCctaactaatactccctccgtcccaccagattatttacagtttcttttttggggACGTCCcgtccaattctttacatttcaaaacttacaaaAAATTGTCAATTGGTCCtaccacttcccaacttttcctcTCTTTTCACACTAATtttacttccttttcacactacttttactccactgtctcctttttatacattaaaaatcattggatctcaccacttcacccacttttctttctcttttccactactttatactccctccgtccccctgagtagtatacattgggggacggggacgcggcacggactttaatgctcctgtaaagtgtggttgtgtaatttatttttaaaattttctttttctgaattaaagtttggatgttatatttttattcagaaaaaaaaaaatctcaaaaataagttacggaactatattttataagagcattgaaatgcgtgtcgagcagttgaaaagaaacgtatacaattaaaatgggacagagggagtacatatttcttaatttcTGTACccaaactaaatataaaaaattggctGGGATGAATGACCGAAAAATAAGGGCAAGAGTTATAAGATTCTTAGCCTAAGCTCCTGAATGGAACATGAGGACCCTGTattaaatatactccctctattttgaaatataagtcgtttgatcttttggcacacacttctaAATTCTTTgattgtataattaaaatttttattctaaatttttttcttttttgaataaaaatatctgattaatattataacatagaaaaagaaaattttaaaataatgattttaacaaAGCGGTCAAACGACCTagaaatgtgtgccaaaaaagtcaagcgacctGTATTTCAAAATATCCGCAGTATCTCCGTCCCATAACAAGAGTtgctttgactttttacacgtaatttgagatgtaaaaaaaacatacatctgcatattatttttcaaatttttttttctaaataaaaatataaatgtttgaatttttttttgggaaagaaaatttataaaataatatgtataagtatgttttttttacaacttaaattacgtgtaaaaagtcaaattgGCTCTTATCATGAGACGCATGGAGTATTTATTATAGGATTTGTGAGCCAATCAAAACAaagtaaatttataaaaattagttgagaagccgcgcgttgcggcgacttataaaaattatattaatgattcaatattaatatttgtaaaataaaataattttatggctgtctataaaaagtatattaatgtttcaaaattaatatttgtgagataaaatatattttatattataaaaatcttgatttgaTACCAATACtagtatataaaattgtaaaatcggactataattcatggtgaaaaaatgaaaataaatttatgcacgtaattaacaatttaaagcacgacgaatcttaattttatttgtgtttttttttttgaaaagtaatcatgttcttgcattgtcatcttcctccaaatttttttgattgtttgtgcacaataactacccttgcttgtaacaacttttattttttaataatgtataaacaaccttcacttaaaagttgcttgaacggagcaaacagataatgcatgaataattttttcatgtatacaaagtaaatcatataaaaattaacaacaaaaatgtccgatgaacaaaacaaatattataaaagtataactaacaaacatacatcactaacagttaatttattgatatcatccattaaTATCATGTCAAAACTATATTATTTTCCCGTGTTTGTATTTGTCGACATCGTTGCTGAAGaaggcaccaccgagttagaaatcgtgAGAGAGAAGGTCGTGTtcagatgatccaaaaccctaagatctataggggtatttataggtgtcaaagagacttgtgtgctactctttcccataattaaataatccgaaacaaaatcagattaaaactttcaagttactatattccataaataatctgaaacaaaatcagattctgaaacttgcttctaatatacccgaaactaaaaaaggtagttctaaattttaatatatttcatccaaaaattccagaaaattagaaaaacagaacagagcgatgtgagaggcgccacttacacgcccctcgcttcttctttatataagtatattgatgatttgtgCTTACGATGTGGTAGAATAAAAACCGTTTATATAAACCCGTGTTGCAGTTGAATCAACCAGTAGTGTAAAATTTTGATGTACATACCGATGATTACAGtaatatttttctcaaattgttagaaatatatgaaaattattaatataatatatacaaaccaccatgtttaagaatatatttataactgTAATGGCGACTTAATTAAtcatatttgtttaatttggCCGCCTTCAATTGTCGCCTAACAATAGCTAGCTAGTCATATAGCTAAGAAATTATGCTTATTATTTTCATTGCTTCGAATATTAATagttatagaattataatattatatttactatataacTTTTTAACTATAACATGTACCATGTTATCATTGagcataataataaattttttattcagcATATATACATAGCAACATATAATtgtcaatattatttattaaaaacccTAGACGTTTGTTTCCATATTTTTTAAGAATAGTCGTCCAGAGTTTTCAGTTAAGAGTTCGctgttaatatttaatattaatcatcaatatatatatataaaggaggatgcgggcgtctctagaattgttcgattcagtcttctgatt
This genomic window contains:
- the LOC135147124 gene encoding eukaryotic translation initiation factor 3 subunit E, which translates into the protein MADYDLTPRIAPNLDRHLVFPLLEFLQERGLYPNEHILKFKIELLNNTNMVDYAMDIHKSLYQTEDVPQDMVERRVEVVARLKALEEAAAPLVTFLQNANAVQELRADKQYNLLMLNERYQIGPDQIEALYQYAKFQFECGNYSGAADYLYQYRALCTNSERSLSALWGKLAAEILMQNWDIALEEVNRLKEIIDSKNFSSPLNQVQNRIWLMHWSLFIFFNNDNGRTQIIDLFNQDKYLNAIQTNAPHLLRYLATAFIVNKRRRPQFKEFIKVIQQEHQSVDDPITQFLACIYVNYDFDGAQKKMKECEEVILNDPFLGKRIEESNFSTVPLRDEFLENARLFIFETYCRIHQRIDMGVLAEKLNLNYEEAERWIVNLIRTSKLDAKIDTKTGTVSMEPNHPNVYEQLIDHTKGLSGRTYKLVSQVLEHAQAQAAR
- the LOC135147009 gene encoding probable calcium-binding protein CML49, producing MAGVYPAQASHANPFAGLIPSTFPPGTDPSVVACFQLADADGSGFIDDVELQRALSSCDQNFSFRTVHLLMYHFTNSNARKIGPREFTELFYGLQHWRAKFESFDQDRSGKIDASELREAIRSLGYVLSPVVMDLLISKFDKYGGASQAIEYDNFIECCLTVKGLTEKFKEKDSALCGWASFSYEDFMLTVLPFLIA